TTCTACGCATACGGAACAGATTCCGCGCATAGGAAGGTCACCATGAGAAATTCATGGTGACCAACATGTATGATTTATCTATTACAAGGTTTTAATGGAAGCAGGAGAACCGTCCCCATGCATCATAGCTTCACTTCTTTGCTCACATTTCCAGCCTTACAAGACGTCACTTTCACGTTCACTTTATCGGCTCCATTTGCCTTTACGACCCATGAGACGGTCTTTGTAGATAGGACGTTTGGCGCCATTAAGAAACTTGCTTCGGGTTTTTTCCCATAACCATCTAAATGGCCGATCTTTTGCACGGCTTTTCCTTGGACGACATCGACACCTTTACCATCGAGAATGACTTGAATGTCACGTACTTGCTGGCGTTCTTTTGCTTTTTCAGATACATACGTCGGCAAGTAGCCCGTGTTTTCGACCTTAACGGAAACGCGGTACAAGTCATCAGCGAGCGACTCGACTTTCGTATTTGTCACTTGTAGTAAAGGCGATGCGGCAGCATGCTCTAACGTGAATAACATGTTTCCGTGCAATTCACCGGCTAAAAACTTAAGTGGCGGGTTTTGTCTCGTATATTTCAAATCCCAGCCGCCGATTTCGACTTCGCCTAATTGTGGGTGATCAAACTTCTCCCACTCTTTAAACCCTTCTCCAGCTAATTCATTGTCGTTCCATGCGAATGCTTTCAACTGATCCTCTTCTGACACATCGAGCCAGTAGCGAGCGTAATTATCGAGAGGCTTCGTAATCCCGGCGCTTTTTGCCATATCCCACAATTCCGTCGTGTAGTTGAAGATGCCTAAATGTTCATACGTCCATTCGAGGAAGACGCCACGTAATGGCTTTTTCGGAATTTGATAATTAAATCCTTCGAAGACACTGACACTCGGGTATCCAGTCAGCTCTTCTCCACGTTTTGCGAGCGCTTTGAACATGTTCAAGTCGTCTTGGTTCATGTCATCATCTTTCTTTTCTGCAGACGGGCGTAAGATGATGCCACCAGCGGTATGATACGAGATGATGCCGGTCACATTCTTCTTTTCCATAAGAAACTCAGCGACAGCGCGCGACTCTGGTTCTGAGAGCGGGTAGTTCCCTGATACGTCATTTTGCTCCCAGTTGGCAGGGAAGTTCCGATTAATATCGAGATAATACTTTGTTTTTCCACTGAAAAGAGGATCTTCTTCGTTAAAGTCTTTCACGAGTCCTTCCGTAAAAACATGATAAAACTCTCCTTTATAATCGGCAGGCCCTCGGCGAAGCATGATACGCGGGTCTTTTTCGGATTTTTTCCAAGCACCGTTTTCAGCTTTCACACGCATCGATGTGATGACACCGTTTCCGGTTAAATCTTCTGCTAAAATGCCATCTTCCTCCTCAAAATACGGTCGAACCTTCGTGCTGCTGCGCGGGGTA
The Bacillus shivajii DNA segment above includes these coding regions:
- a CDS encoding M14 family metallopeptidase, yielding MVQYEKAKYYNYKEITELLHQWQEDHPDLFNVETFGKSYEGRDIWYTEITQQHTGNAEDKPAFYIDANLHAGEVTGSAVALYTIHYLLNEYGNDEFVTHLLDTRTFYIIPRISVDGSEEYLNTPHTPRSSTKVRPYFEEEDGILAEDLTGNGVITSMRVKAENGAWKKSEKDPRIMLRRGPADYKGEFYHVFTEGLVKDFNEEDPLFSGKTKYYLDINRNFPANWEQNDVSGNYPLSEPESRAVAEFLMEKKNVTGIISYHTAGGIILRPSAEKKDDDMNQDDLNMFKALAKRGEELTGYPSVSVFEGFNYQIPKKPLRGVFLEWTYEHLGIFNYTTELWDMAKSAGITKPLDNYARYWLDVSEEDQLKAFAWNDNELAGEGFKEWEKFDHPQLGEVEIGGWDLKYTRQNPPLKFLAGELHGNMLFTLEHAAASPLLQVTNTKVESLADDLYRVSVKVENTGYLPTYVSEKAKERQQVRDIQVILDGKGVDVVQGKAVQKIGHLDGYGKKPEASFLMAPNVLSTKTVSWVVKANGADKVNVKVTSCKAGNVSKEVKL